Proteins from one Patescibacteria group bacterium genomic window:
- a CDS encoding META domain-containing protein has translation MEQKKSYGWLAALLFIILALVVGLFLFIYRGKPKQETFSFDYKNSTYLIDGQYVTLKDGVSEVSAAPGSATMITTRYFGNAVEADLDNDGDADTAFLVTHNTGGSGTFYYLVGAIKEVSGYRGTSGVLIGDRIAPQTTEYRNGNVIVNYADRERGEPMTAEPTVGESLHLRYDVASNSFGEIVPEFEGEADPSVMKLNMKVWVWVEALYNDERVVKPKQKEAFTLEFLEFGRFAATTDCNQVGGDYAVGADGAITFNALISTKRACQGSQESEFIKLLRDTSHYKFTSRGELILDLKFDSGTVTFR, from the coding sequence ATGGAACAAAAGAAATCTTACGGATGGTTGGCGGCGTTATTGTTCATTATTCTCGCGCTTGTGGTTGGTCTTTTTCTCTTTATATACCGCGGAAAGCCAAAGCAAGAAACATTTAGTTTTGATTATAAAAATAGTACCTATCTCATCGATGGTCAGTATGTCACGCTCAAAGACGGCGTATCAGAAGTATCCGCAGCTCCCGGATCTGCCACCATGATCACTACGCGATATTTTGGCAATGCGGTTGAGGCAGACTTGGACAATGACGGTGATGCTGATACGGCGTTTTTGGTCACGCACAATACCGGTGGATCAGGTACTTTTTATTACCTCGTAGGTGCTATCAAGGAGGTGAGTGGATATCGCGGTACTTCGGGTGTGTTGATCGGTGATCGCATTGCTCCGCAAACAACTGAATATCGCAATGGCAATGTGATCGTAAACTATGCTGATCGCGAGCGTGGCGAGCCCATGACCGCTGAACCTACCGTGGGTGAAAGCTTGCACCTTAGGTATGATGTAGCGTCAAACAGTTTTGGCGAGATTGTACCCGAGTTTGAAGGTGAGGCTGACCCAAGTGTGATGAAGCTCAATATGAAAGTTTGGGTGTGGGTTGAGGCGCTGTACAATGATGAGCGCGTAGTAAAACCAAAACAGAAAGAAGCCTTTACTCTCGAGTTTCTTGAGTTTGGGCGTTTTGCCGCTACCACTGACTGCAATCAAGTGGGGGGCGACTATGCGGTGGGCGCCGATGGTGCGATTACTTTTAACGCGCTCATTTCTACAAAAAGAGCTTGCCAAGGCTCGCAAGAAAGCGAATTTATCAAGCTTCTCAGAGATACTTCGCACTATAAGTTTACCTCTCGCGGCGAGCTTATCTTGGATCTCAAGTTTGATAGCGGTACGGTAACTTTTCGCTAA
- a CDS encoding DUF1905 domain-containing protein: MQNNTFTMRAKVWLYHGPSAWHFITLPKKQSSQIKKIFGGVARGWGSLPVEVAIGKTSWRTSIFPDKKTGAYLLPLKADIRRKEDIAKDDIVTFSIEIKV, translated from the coding sequence ATGCAAAACAATACATTTACTATGCGGGCCAAGGTATGGCTTTATCACGGGCCTAGTGCGTGGCATTTTATAACTCTTCCAAAAAAACAATCGAGCCAGATCAAAAAAATATTTGGCGGCGTGGCGCGCGGGTGGGGGAGTTTGCCGGTCGAGGTTGCTATCGGCAAAACAAGCTGGAGAACCTCAATATTTCCAGACAAAAAAACGGGCGCGTATCTTTTGCCGTTAAAAGCCGATATTCGTAGAAAAGAGGATATAGCAAAAGATGATATTGTTACTTTTTCGATAGAAATAAAGGTATAA
- a CDS encoding GxxExxY protein: MNKNISKIKAIAKDVYKVLGSGFTESVYDKAMQVGLRSAKIRYDSQKVVELLYKGHYVGEGYLDLIAHIGKERVLVELKAVSSELGVAEDTQIRNYMRRLKIKQGLLINFQQPGKKEGKAQLEFKEVNL, from the coding sequence ATGAACAAAAATATATCAAAAATCAAAGCAATAGCAAAAGATGTTTATAAGGTGCTGGGGTCGGGGTTCACCGAGTCGGTGTATGACAAGGCCATGCAGGTCGGGCTTCGTTCTGCAAAGATCAGGTATGATTCACAAAAAGTAGTAGAGCTTTTGTACAAAGGGCATTATGTAGGCGAGGGGTATTTGGATTTGATTGCGCATATCGGCAAAGAAAGGGTGCTCGTTGAATTAAAGGCGGTATCGAGCGAGCTCGGAGTCGCAGAAGATACACAGATCAGAAACTATATGAGGCGTCTCAAGATCAAGCAAGGTTTGCTCATAAACTTTCAACAACCCGGCAAAAAAGAAGGTAAGGCCCAGCTCGAATTTAAAGAAGTCAATTTATAA
- a CDS encoding helix-turn-helix domain-containing protein produces the protein MVTKYAKLVKDARSKKALSQADLALKLGISRPSYIAIEQGKRELTLGEFEKLSGVLNISLDDLEHGELPNYEKYKQMIHAFLRINKNIPKTKLAKLLYFADFGWFYVHLKSMSGMQYRKIQYGPVADTYFRLIDEMFDAGEVSIEQTGNGAMLVSQTRSGARASLAEISKGELKLIEKINEKWKGRRTVDIVAFTHKQMPYMFAGDNDIVSYDIFTQENPDEIY, from the coding sequence ATGGTTACAAAATATGCAAAATTGGTTAAAGACGCTCGATCTAAAAAAGCGCTTTCCCAGGCTGATTTGGCTTTGAAGTTAGGCATTTCCCGGCCTTCCTATATTGCTATTGAGCAAGGTAAGCGCGAGCTTACGCTTGGAGAATTTGAGAAGCTCTCGGGAGTTTTAAACATCTCACTCGATGACTTAGAGCATGGGGAACTTCCTAACTACGAGAAATATAAACAAATGATACACGCTTTTTTGCGAATCAATAAAAATATACCAAAGACTAAATTGGCTAAGTTGCTTTATTTCGCCGATTTTGGCTGGTTTTATGTACACCTCAAGAGTATGAGTGGCATGCAGTATAGAAAAATCCAATACGGTCCAGTCGCTGATACCTATTTTCGTCTTATTGACGAGATGTTTGACGCTGGAGAGGTTTCTATAGAACAAACTGGAAATGGTGCAATGCTCGTTTCTCAAACTCGGAGTGGTGCAAGGGCAAGTCTAGCCGAAATCTCAAAAGGAGAGTTGAAGTTAATTGAAAAAATCAATGAAAAATGGAAAGGAAGGCGAACGGTTGATATCGTGGCATTCACGCATAAACAAATGCCGTACATGTTTGCAGGAGACAACGATATCGTCTCATACGATATTTTTACCCAAGAGAATCCTGATGAGATATATTAG